Proteins co-encoded in one Strix uralensis isolate ZFMK-TIS-50842 chromosome 2, bStrUra1, whole genome shotgun sequence genomic window:
- the MRPL48 gene encoding large ribosomal subunit protein mL48 produces MSAALPKVLCLKKGALLKQVFVLSRAATPRESCLCAAGGALLSCHRHYRSRPTHGIGRFQYLLPKEAPKKKKDKVQMKEINVGTEYEYGDVNIYMTSYDMCLVEHFAQYVHKLCNRLSVKVNESYAMPTKTNEVQFLEERGSKLQLDAVLTTHQRVVQISGLSSTFAPILLEIIQNNQPEGVHLLVKEHTEADFKSRLKSRPELEELLAQMN; encoded by the exons ATGAGCGCGGCGCTGCCGAAG GTGCTGTGCTTGAAGAAGGGAGCGTTGCTAAAGCAGGTGTTTGTGCTCAGCAG AGCAGCAACACCCAGAGAAAGCTGTCTGTGTGCTGCAG GTGGTGCACTCTTGAGTTGCCACAGACACTACAGATCCCGTCCTACGCATGGTATTGGGAGGTTTCAATACCTGCTCCCAAAGGAG gctccaaagaagaaaaaggataaaGTACAGATGAAAGAGATAAATGTTGGGACTGAATATGAATATGGAGATGTCAACATCTACATGACTTCCTATGATATGTGTCTTGTGGAGCATTTTGCTCAGTATGTGCATAAACTCTGCAACCGACTCTCCGTTAAAGTGAATGAAAG CTACGCGATGCCCACCAAAACCAACGAAGTGCAGTTCTTGGAAGAGCGAGGTTCCAAACTGCAGCTGGATGCTGTCCTCACTACCCATCAGAGGGTTGTCCAG atcaGCGGTTTGAGTTCAACATTTGCTCCGATACTCCTGGAAATTATTCAGAATAATCAACCTGAAGGGGTCCATCTGTTAGTGAAAGAG CACACAGAAGCTGATTTCAAGAGCCGATTAAAGTCTCGACCAGAACTTGAAGAGCTGTTAGCGCAGATGAACTGA
- the COA4 gene encoding cytochrome c oxidase assembly factor 4 homolog, mitochondrial, whose product MARPGHAWSRPSLEEDDEEAEDPLDAMISRTGCAAQHRELQECMAARQDWRHCQAQVRAFGECMARRQRAQEPHQAAGSHQANPSPAGD is encoded by the coding sequence ATGGCGAGACCTGGCCACGCCTGGAGCCGTCCATCACTGGAGGAAGATGATGAGGAGGCTGAGGACCCGCTGGACGCCATGATCTCGCGGACGGGCTGCGCGGCACAGCACCGGGAGCTGCAGGAGTGCATGGCGGCGCGGCAGGACTGGCGGCACTGCCAAGCCCAGGTCCGGGCTTTCGGCGAGTGCATGGCCCGGCGGCAGCGTGCCCAGGAGCCACACCAGGCAGCTGGCTCACACCAAGCCAACCCCTCACCCGCCGGGGACTGA